A single genomic interval of Saccharothrix saharensis harbors:
- a CDS encoding WhiB family transcriptional regulator, with protein MADTRRLPGPNADLWDWQMRGSCRGMDSAFFFHPDGERGPARARREARAKAVCLSCPVLEMCRRHALAVQEPYGIWGGLSESERDSIIKARKRQLTPA; from the coding sequence ATGGCGGACACCCGAAGGCTTCCCGGTCCCAACGCGGATCTGTGGGACTGGCAGATGCGCGGCTCGTGCCGCGGGATGGACAGCGCGTTCTTCTTCCACCCGGACGGGGAGCGCGGACCGGCGCGGGCTCGACGGGAGGCGCGGGCGAAGGCCGTGTGCCTCTCGTGCCCGGTGCTGGAGATGTGCCGGCGGCACGCCCTGGCGGTGCAGGAGCCCTACGGGATCTGGGGCGGCCTCTCGGAGTCCGAGCGGGACAGCATCATCAAGGCGCGCAAGCGGCAGTTGACGCCCGCTTGA
- a CDS encoding MerR family transcriptional regulator, producing MTLSVAAVARRLGVAPATLRTWDRRYGLGPSDHTTGRHRKYAPLDVARLELMQRALLRGASSAEAAKYALASPVRTPPTAVPASLTGGELDGGGPAGGRGLKLPVANRRARVVGRAALAMDSAAVQTLLADAIEADGVITTWDEVVRPVMAAISAKWEHSGAGVEVAHLVEECALAALVRATPVVTSPRNHRPVLLACMPDERHDLPLYPLAAVLALRGVGVRQLGAALPADALAAAVRRTAPAAVVLWAQLPRYADPGVVTALPRTRQQVRVFVGGPGWERGVVPQPADRITTLPSAADAIERAVC from the coding sequence GTGACCCTCTCGGTGGCCGCGGTCGCACGCAGGCTGGGCGTCGCGCCGGCCACCCTCCGCACCTGGGACCGGCGGTACGGCCTCGGACCCAGTGATCACACAACCGGGCGACACCGCAAGTACGCGCCACTCGACGTAGCGCGGTTGGAGCTGATGCAGCGGGCGCTGCTGCGCGGCGCGTCGTCCGCCGAGGCGGCCAAGTACGCGCTGGCCAGCCCGGTGCGCACGCCGCCGACCGCCGTGCCCGCGTCGTTGACCGGCGGTGAGCTCGACGGCGGCGGGCCCGCCGGTGGGCGGGGTCTGAAGCTGCCGGTGGCGAACCGGCGGGCCCGGGTCGTGGGGCGGGCGGCGTTGGCGATGGACTCGGCGGCGGTGCAGACGCTGCTGGCCGACGCGATCGAGGCGGACGGCGTCATCACGACGTGGGACGAGGTGGTGCGCCCGGTGATGGCCGCGATCTCGGCCAAGTGGGAGCACTCGGGCGCCGGGGTCGAGGTGGCGCACCTGGTCGAGGAGTGCGCGCTGGCCGCGCTGGTGCGCGCGACCCCCGTCGTGACGAGCCCGCGCAACCACCGCCCCGTGCTGCTGGCGTGCATGCCGGATGAACGGCACGACCTTCCGCTGTACCCGTTGGCGGCCGTGCTCGCGCTGCGTGGCGTCGGGGTGCGGCAACTGGGCGCGGCCCTGCCCGCCGACGCCCTGGCCGCCGCCGTCCGCCGAACCGCACCGGCCGCCGTCGTGCTGTGGGCCCAGCTGCCGCGCTACGCCGATCCGGGTGTCGTGACGGCCCTGCCCCGAACCCGCCAACAAGTCCGCGTGTTCGTCGGCGGCCCGGGCTGGGAACGCGGCGTCGTGCCCCAACCGGCGGACCGGATCACCACCCTCCCCTCCGCCGCCGACGCCATCGAACGAGCCGTCTGCTGA
- a CDS encoding response regulator transcription factor: protein MTTVLICDDRRSVREGLTRVMSAVPGVSRIDCVAHGDELLARFSRQPVDVVLVGTQRAVPTGVEATRRLVSANPQANVIVFGAPDDAGSIAAAIAGGARGYLRWDASRPELVAALAHTLASTSVPAPRQPSDPGVQLTERELQVLRGMSQGKSNGQIGRELYLSEDTVKTHARRLFRKLGVRDRAQAVAHGFRRGLVS from the coding sequence GTGACCACGGTCCTTATTTGCGACGACCGGCGCAGTGTGCGGGAGGGTCTCACCCGCGTGATGTCGGCTGTCCCAGGGGTTAGCCGCATCGACTGCGTAGCGCACGGTGACGAGTTGTTGGCTCGGTTCTCTCGGCAGCCGGTCGACGTCGTACTGGTTGGCACCCAGCGCGCCGTCCCGACCGGGGTCGAAGCGACCCGGCGACTCGTCTCGGCCAACCCGCAGGCAAACGTCATCGTCTTCGGCGCACCGGACGACGCGGGCAGCATCGCCGCCGCGATCGCCGGCGGAGCTCGCGGCTACCTGCGTTGGGACGCCTCGCGCCCCGAGCTGGTCGCCGCGCTGGCGCACACGCTCGCGAGCACCAGCGTGCCCGCGCCGCGCCAGCCGTCGGACCCGGGCGTCCAGCTCACCGAGCGCGAGCTCCAGGTGCTGCGCGGGATGAGCCAGGGCAAGAGCAACGGGCAGATCGGGCGCGAGCTCTACCTGTCCGAGGACACGGTGAAGACGCACGCCCGGCGCTTGTTCCGCAAGCTCGGCGTGCGCGACCGCGCCCAGGCCGTCGCGCACGGCTTCCGGCGTGGCCTCGTGTCCTAG